Genomic segment of Avibacterium volantium:
CAATTCCATAACCAAGGTGCGATTATTCATTTCACGTCTAGTTGGGGTGAGGGTGAATTGCATAGCCCATTGATTGGCGCATTTAATGTCAGCAATTTATTATTTGCTTTCGCCAGTCTGCTTGCCTTAGGTTATTCTTTAGACGAACTTTGTCAAAGTGCGGGGCAATTACAAGGTGTTTGTGGGCGAATGGAACGTTTGAATGAGTTAAATCAAGCCACTGCAATTGTGGATTATGCCCACACGCCAGATGCCTTAGAAAAAGCCTTGCAAGCTGCCCGTTTACATTGTGAAGGCGCGCTTTATTGCGTGTTTGGTTGCGGTGGTGATCGGGATACAGGGAAGCGTCCGCAAATGGCACGCATTTCAGAGCAATTTGCCGATTTCGTGATTGTTACGGACGACAACCCACGCACGGAAGATGCAGAAACTATTATGCAAGACATTCGAGCTGGATTTAGTGATTTAACAAAGGTAGAAATTATTCATCAACGAGATCTTGCCATTCGCCGCGCATTGAGCATTGCACAACCGCAAGATGTGGTGCTGATTGCCGGCAAAGGCCACGAAGATTATCAAATTATTGGCACAACGAAATTGCCGTTTTCCGATCAAGCGACAGTAAAACAATATTTTAGTGAAACAAAATGATTAAACTAACCACCCAACAATTGGCTGATATTCTCAATGGTACGCTTTATGGCGATGGGCGTATCGCGATTGAAAATATCAGCACGGATACCCGCCAAGCCAATCCGCAAGGGCTATTTTTTGCCTTAAAAGGTGAGCGTTTTGATGGTCATCAATATTTAGCCAATGCCGTGGAACAAGGCGCATTGGCTGTGATCGTAGATCATCAATGTGAAATAGATGTGCCACAAATTGTCGTGGCGGACACTCGCCTTGCTTTAGGGCAGCTAGGTAAATGGCTAAAAGCACAAATTAACCCTTTAACAGTGGCGATCACGGGATCATCAGGCAAAACCACGGCGAAAGAAATGACTGCCGCCATTTTGCAACAAAGTGCGGGGGATTTTTCCCAAGTTTTATTTACCAACGGTAATTTCAATAATGATATTGGCGTGCCATTAACCTTATTGCGTCTTACGCCGCAGCATAAATTTGCGGTGATTGAATTGGGTGCCAATCACCTAGGTGAAATTGCGTACACCACGGAATTAGTGCGTCCTAACGTGGCGATGGTGAATAATGTGGCTGCAGCGCATTTGGAAGGTTTTGGTAGCCTTGCAGGCGTGGCACAAGCCAAAGGTGAGATTTATCAAGGTCTTGCAGATCAAGGCATTGCGCTCATCAATTTAGATTGTAATTATCTGGCGGATTGGCAAAAGAATATTGGTGATCACCAAGTGCGGTCGTTTTCTTTAACAAATTCACAAGCGGATTTTTATGCCACGGATATTCAGCTCAACGGACAAGGATCGCAATTTACCTTACACAGCCCACAAGGCGAGATTGCTATTCAGTTGCCTTATTTAGGCGAGCATAATATCAGCAATGCGTTGGCAGCAGCAGCGTTAGCGATGAATGTGGGCGCAAGCCTTTCTGATGTGCAACAAGGCTTGGCAAAAGGCGCGAAAGTGAAAGGGCGTTTATTCCCGATTCAGCCTTGCGAAAATTTATTGTTACTCGATGACACTTATAACGCCAATGTGGATTCCTTGCAGTCGGCGATTCAAGTGTTACAAAAATATCCCGCTTTTCGCATTTTAATAGTTGGCGATATGGCAGAATTAGGCGAAAATAGTCAGCTTTGCCATCAGCAAGTGGCGGACGCGGCGAAAGCGGCACAATTAGATTTTGTGGCAAGTTTTGGTCAGGAAAGCGCGGTGATTTCAGCCCAAAATGGCGGAACGCATTTTACTGAACAAGCCGCCTTGGCGGATTTTATTACTCGCTTAATTAAAGAAAAATTAGCGCAAAATCAATCCGTTGTGGTGTTAGCCAAAGGCTCTCGCCGAATGCAATTAGAAAATGTAATTGAATTATTAAAGGATAATTTCCAATGTTAGTTTGGCTCGCGGAATATCTCCAGCAATATCAAAGTGGCTTTAATGTCATCTCTTATATTACCGTACGTGCGATCTTGGCATTATTGACCGCACTGTTAATCTCATTATGGATCGGCCCTAAGGTGATCCGCCGTTTACAAATTCTTAAATTTGGCCAAGAAGTGCGTAATGACGGGCCAGAAAGCCATTTAAGCAAAAAAGGTACGCCAACTATGGGCGGAATTATGATTTTATTCGCCATTACCGTTAGCACCTTGCTTTGGGCGAATTTAGCCAATCCCTATGTTTGGTTTAGCTTATTTGTGTTGCTCGGTTATGGCGCAGTAGGCTTTGTGGACGATTACCGCAAAATTACTCGTAAAAACACGGACGGCTTAATTGCACGCTGGAAATATTTTTGGCTATCGGCCATTGCGCTCGTTGCGGTATTTGGTATGTATGCCGTGGGGAAAGACACCGATGCCACGCGCCTTGTCGTACCATTCTTTAAAGAAGTGATGCCGCAGCTTGGCTTGTTCTATATCGTGTTGGCCTATTTTGTGATTGTGGGGACAAGTAACGCGGTGAATTTAACAGACGGCTTAGACGGCCTTGCCATTATGCCAACTGTCTTTGTGGCAGGGGCATTTGCTTTGATTGCTTGGGCAACAGGTAACATAGAATGGTCAAATTATTTGTATATTCCGCATATTAAATACACTTCTGAACTGGTGGTGTTCTGTACCGCCATTGTCGGTGCGGGATTAGGCTTCCTTTGGTTTAATACTTATCCTGCGCAAGTGTTTATGGGCGATGTGGGATCGCTCGCACTGGGCGGTGCATTAGGTGTGGTGGCCGTGCTAGTTCGCCAAGAATTTTTATTAGTGATTATGGGCGGTGTGTTTGTAATGGAAACTCTGTCTGTAATTTTGCAAGTGGGTTCTTACAAACTGCGTAAACAGCGTATTTTCCGTATGGCGCCCATTCACCACCATTTTGAATTAAAAGGCTGGCCTGAACCGCGCGTGATTATTCGCTTTTGGATTATTTCCTTAATGCTTGTATTACTTGGCTTGGTTACTTTGAAGTTACGTTAAAAAGGTTAAGAGCAAACAATGAATCAATATCAAGATAAAAATATCTGTGTGGTGGGCTTGGGCAAAACAGGGTTGTCTTGCGTGGACTATTTGCTTGCACAACAAGCTAAGGTTCGCGTGATGGATACCCGCCAATCGCCAGCGGGTGTGGAACAATTACCTTCAAATGTGCCAGTGCATACGGGCGGTTTAAACCCACAATGGTTGCTGGAAAGCGATATGATTGTGATCAGCCCAGGGCTTGCAGTAAAAACACTAGAAATTTACACCGCACTTCAAGCAGGCGTTGAAGTGGTGGGCGATATTGAATTGTTCTGCCGTGCCGCTGATAAACCGATTATTGCCATTACAGGCTCAAACGGCAAAAGCACGGTAACCACCTTAGTAGCAGAAATGGCGAAAGCCGCAGGCTTAAAGGTGGGAATGGGCGGCAATATTGGCATTCCAGCCCTTTCTTTGCTTGAACAAAACCACGATATTTATGTGCTAGAACTGTCGAGCTTTCAACTGGAAACCACTTACAGCTTAAAAGCCATTGCCGCTACCGTATTAAATGTGAGCGAAGATCATATGAATCGCTATGTGGATTTGGAAGATTATCGCCAAGCCAAATTAAAAATTTATCATCATTGCCAAACCGCGGTGATTAATGCAGAAGATCCTTTAACCCAACAAGACGGCACGGTACGAGCGAAGCATCAAGTGAGCTTTGGCGAAACGAATGCGGATTATTGGCTAAAAAGCGAAAACGGTAAGCAATATTTAATGGCTTATGAAGAAATGATTTTACCTTGCGATGAAATAAAATTGACGGGTCGTCATAATTATATGAATGCTTTGGCGGCCATTGCCCTAGCACAAAGTGCGGGGATAAATTTGCAAGGAATTTGCACCGCACTTCGTGAATTTACAGGGCTAGATCACCGTTTTCAATTAGCCCATTTTGCCCAAGGCGTGCGTTGGATTAACGATTCCAAAGCCACTAATGTGGGTAGCACCGTGGCTGCGCTCACCGGCTTACAAGTGTCTGGTAAACTTTATTTGTTACTTGGCGGTGATGGCAAAGGCGCTGATTTTTCTGAACTCGCTGCGTTGATTAATCAACCGCATATTGAATGTTATTGTTTTGGACAAGATGGCGAAAAATTGGCGCAACTTTCAGATCAAAGTCATTTGTTTGACACAATGGAACAAGCGATTGAAGCCTTTCGTCCGCAACTCAAAGCTGGTGATATGGTCTTGCTTTCCCCAGCTTGTGCGAGCCTTGATCAATTCGCCTCATTTGAAAAGCGTGGCGAAGAATTTACCCGCTTAGCCAAATTAAGTTAGAGAATCATCAATGCAGTTTATTGAAAATTTAAAAGCCCATTCAAGAATTACGCCAAATAATTTGCTCTACGACAGAGCATTATTATGGCTCTTTGTGAGTTTGCTCGTGATTGGCTTGATCGCAGTATCCTCTGCGTCAATTCCTGTGGGAGCGAGATTATTCAATGACTCTTTCTATTTTGCAAAACGTGATGCCATCTATGTTGTGCTGTCAATTTTTGCTTGCTATACCGTATTAAATATTCCAACGACTTTCTGGGAAAAGTATTATGGCTATATTTTTTGGATTGCAATGATTTTGCTCGTTATGGTGCTTATTCCTGGAATTGGCTCAAGAATTAATGGGGCTAGACGTTGGATTCCAATGATCTTCTTTAATTTCCAGCCGGCTGAATTTGCTAAGTTGGCACTCACTTGTTTCCTTGCTAGCTATTTTACCCGCCGTTATGACGAAGTGCGTAGTCGCAAACTCAGTGCATTCAAGCCCTTAGTCGTAATGGGATTATTGGGCGGTTTATTATTATTGCAACCCGATCTAGGAAGTACCGTTGTTTTATTTGTGATTACCTTTGGTTTACTTTGGATTGTGGGGGCGAATTTCTGGCAGTTCTTTGCCTTGGCTTGTTCTGGCGTCTTGCTTGTATTATGGTTAGCGATTTCATCGGCTTACCGACTGAAACGTTTAACGGGATTTATGGACCCGTTTAAAGACCCTTATGGCACAGGTTTTCAGCTTTCAAACTCATTAATGGCGTTTGGACGAGGGGAGATTACAGGCGAAGGACTGGGAAATTCCATTCAAAAATTAGAATATTTACCAGAAGCGCATACTGACTTTGTGATGGCTGTGATTGGTGAAGAATTTGGCTTAATCGGCATTCTCTTTGTGATCACATTGTTAGCGCTATTAGTGTTTAGAGCAATGAAAATAGGGCGAGAATCATTGCAACTAGAACAGCGTTTCAAAGGATTTTTAGCTTTCGGCATTAGTTTTTGGATTTTCTTCCAAGGCTTCGTAAATTTAGGAATGGCGTTAGGTTTATTGCCAACCAAAGGGCTGACTTTCCCATTGGTGAGCTATGGCGGATCAAGTTTGATTATTATGTCTGTCAGTATCGGGATTTTATTACGCATTGATCACGAAAATCGACTAATGCGAAGTGGACACGCACGCTTGCGTGATGATTAAGAAAAAGGACACATTGTGGCACAACAAAAAAAACGTTTATTGGTGATGGCAGGTGGAACAGGCGGACACGTTTTCCCTGCCATTGCCGTCGCACAATATTTACAGCAGCAAGGTTGGGAAATTTGCTGGCTTGGCACGCAGGATCGTATGGAAGCACAATTAGTGCCGAAACACGGTATCCCGATTAAATTTATCCAAATTTCGGGCTTGCGCGGCAAAGGCATAAAAGCGTTGTTTGCTGCACCATTTAAAATTGTACGTGCGATTTTCCAAGCGAAAAAAATTATTCAAGAATATCAGCCTAATGCCGTGCTTGGTATGGGCGGTTATGTTTCAGGGCCAGGGGGCGTGGCGGCAAAATTATGCGGTGTACCCATTGTGTTGCACGAACAAAATGCCGTGGCAGGGCTAACAAATTCTTGGTTGGCCAAAATTGCAACCCGAGTGTTGCAAGCGTTTCCTAACACCTTTCCAAATACGGAAGTGGTGGGCAACCCAGTGCGTCAATCCTTGTTTAAAATGCCAAGCCCTGCACTGCGTTTCGCTGAGCGTTCAGGCAAATTAAGAGTGCTTGTGGTGGGTGGCAGCCAAGGGGCGCACGTGTTAAATCTCACTTTGCCGAAAGTGGTGGAAGCCTTAGGGGATAAATTGATCGTTCGCCATCAAGTGGGGGCAAATATGTCGGAAAAAATCACCGCACTTTATCCGCAAGGGGCTGATGTACAAGTAACGGATTTTATTGATGATATGGCAGAAGCCTATGGCTGGGCGGATATTGTGATTTGTCGTTCAGGTGCATTAACGGTGTGTGAACTTGCCGCCGTAGGAACGCCCGCAATTTTCGTGCCATTCCAACATAAAGACAGACAACAATATTTGAATGCGAAATATTTAGCGGACGTGGGCGCAGCCAAAATTATCGAACAAAAAGATCTCACGCCAGAAGCACTGATCGAGATGTTGAACCAATTTGATCGTAGCCAATTATTAACAATGGCGGAAAAAGCCAAGGCAATGGCAACGCCACAATCGGCTCAGCAAGTGGCTGAGGTGATTATGGCAGTAGCAAAATAAGAAGAAAGGCAAGAGGCAGAGTAATGAAAGAATTTCAAAAACGAGTAAGACAAACCGTACCAGAAATGCGTCGTGTGAAACAAATTCATTTTGTCGGCATTGGTGGTGCGGGAATGGGCGGTATCGCGGAAGTTTTGTTGAATGAAGGTTACCAAGTAACGGGATCGGATATTGCGGAAAATGCAGTAACGCAACGCTTAAGTGCGTTAGGCGCAAAAATTTATTTTTCTCATCAAGCAGCCAATGTTGATGGCGCGAGTGTGGTGGTGGTATCCAGCGCCATTAAAGATGATAACGTAGAAGTGGTGGAAGCGCACAATAACCGTATTCCTGTGATTCAACGCGCGCAAATGTTAGCGGAAATTATGCGTTTCCGTCACGGCATTGCCATTGCGGGGACACACGGTAAAACCACCACAACCGCAATGATCTCAATGATTTATGCGCAAGCAGGGCTTGATCCAACGTTCGTAAATGGCGGATTGGTGAAATCAGCTGGCACAAATGCCCATTTAGGCGCAAGCCGTTATTTAATCGCTGAAGCGGACGAAAGCGATGCGTCTTTTTTACACTTACAGCCAATGGTTTCGGTGGTAACCAATATTGAGCCTGATCATATGGAAACCTATCACGGTGATTTTGAAGAAATGAAACAAACCTATGTGAATTTCTTACATAATTTACCGTTTTATGGCTTAGCGGTAATGTGTGCAGATGATCCTGTGCTACTTGAGTTGATTCCAAAAGTTGGACGTCAAGTAATCACTTATGGCTTTAGCGAAAATGCCGATTATCGCATTGAAGATTATCAGCAAACGGGCTTTCAAGGGCATTACACCGTGGTTACCCCACAAGGTGAACGCGTCAATGTATTGCTTAACGTACCGGGTAAACATAATGCGCTAAATGCAACCGCAGCTTTCGCCGTGGCAAAAGAAGAAGGCATTGGCAATGAAGCTATTTTAGCCGCCTTAGCAGATTTCCAAGGGGCAGGACGCCGTTTTGATCAGCTTGGTCAGTTTATTCGTCCAAACGGAAAAGTGATGTTAGTGGACGATTATGGGCATCACCCAACAGAAGTGGGGGTAACCATTGAAGCAGCGAAAAAAGGCTGGGAAAACAAACGAATTGTGATGATTTTCCAACCGCACCGTTATTCGCGTACCCGTGATTTGTTTGATGATTTCGTGCAAGTGCTATCCCAAGTTGATGTGCTATTAATGCTTGATGTGTATGCAGCAGGCGAAGCACCAATCGCAGGGGCGGATAGCCGTTC
This window contains:
- the murF gene encoding UDP-N-acetylmuramoyl-tripeptide--D-alanyl-D-alanine ligase; translation: MIKLTTQQLADILNGTLYGDGRIAIENISTDTRQANPQGLFFALKGERFDGHQYLANAVEQGALAVIVDHQCEIDVPQIVVADTRLALGQLGKWLKAQINPLTVAITGSSGKTTAKEMTAAILQQSAGDFSQVLFTNGNFNNDIGVPLTLLRLTPQHKFAVIELGANHLGEIAYTTELVRPNVAMVNNVAAAHLEGFGSLAGVAQAKGEIYQGLADQGIALINLDCNYLADWQKNIGDHQVRSFSLTNSQADFYATDIQLNGQGSQFTLHSPQGEIAIQLPYLGEHNISNALAAAALAMNVGASLSDVQQGLAKGAKVKGRLFPIQPCENLLLLDDTYNANVDSLQSAIQVLQKYPAFRILIVGDMAELGENSQLCHQQVADAAKAAQLDFVASFGQESAVISAQNGGTHFTEQAALADFITRLIKEKLAQNQSVVVLAKGSRRMQLENVIELLKDNFQC
- the mraY gene encoding phospho-N-acetylmuramoyl-pentapeptide-transferase codes for the protein MLVWLAEYLQQYQSGFNVISYITVRAILALLTALLISLWIGPKVIRRLQILKFGQEVRNDGPESHLSKKGTPTMGGIMILFAITVSTLLWANLANPYVWFSLFVLLGYGAVGFVDDYRKITRKNTDGLIARWKYFWLSAIALVAVFGMYAVGKDTDATRLVVPFFKEVMPQLGLFYIVLAYFVIVGTSNAVNLTDGLDGLAIMPTVFVAGAFALIAWATGNIEWSNYLYIPHIKYTSELVVFCTAIVGAGLGFLWFNTYPAQVFMGDVGSLALGGALGVVAVLVRQEFLLVIMGGVFVMETLSVILQVGSYKLRKQRIFRMAPIHHHFELKGWPEPRVIIRFWIISLMLVLLGLVTLKLR
- the murD gene encoding UDP-N-acetylmuramoyl-L-alanine--D-glutamate ligase, giving the protein MNQYQDKNICVVGLGKTGLSCVDYLLAQQAKVRVMDTRQSPAGVEQLPSNVPVHTGGLNPQWLLESDMIVISPGLAVKTLEIYTALQAGVEVVGDIELFCRAADKPIIAITGSNGKSTVTTLVAEMAKAAGLKVGMGGNIGIPALSLLEQNHDIYVLELSSFQLETTYSLKAIAATVLNVSEDHMNRYVDLEDYRQAKLKIYHHCQTAVINAEDPLTQQDGTVRAKHQVSFGETNADYWLKSENGKQYLMAYEEMILPCDEIKLTGRHNYMNALAAIALAQSAGINLQGICTALREFTGLDHRFQLAHFAQGVRWINDSKATNVGSTVAALTGLQVSGKLYLLLGGDGKGADFSELAALINQPHIECYCFGQDGEKLAQLSDQSHLFDTMEQAIEAFRPQLKAGDMVLLSPACASLDQFASFEKRGEEFTRLAKLS
- the ftsW gene encoding putative lipid II flippase FtsW, translated to MQFIENLKAHSRITPNNLLYDRALLWLFVSLLVIGLIAVSSASIPVGARLFNDSFYFAKRDAIYVVLSIFACYTVLNIPTTFWEKYYGYIFWIAMILLVMVLIPGIGSRINGARRWIPMIFFNFQPAEFAKLALTCFLASYFTRRYDEVRSRKLSAFKPLVVMGLLGGLLLLQPDLGSTVVLFVITFGLLWIVGANFWQFFALACSGVLLVLWLAISSAYRLKRLTGFMDPFKDPYGTGFQLSNSLMAFGRGEITGEGLGNSIQKLEYLPEAHTDFVMAVIGEEFGLIGILFVITLLALLVFRAMKIGRESLQLEQRFKGFLAFGISFWIFFQGFVNLGMALGLLPTKGLTFPLVSYGGSSLIIMSVSIGILLRIDHENRLMRSGHARLRDD
- the murG gene encoding undecaprenyldiphospho-muramoylpentapeptide beta-N-acetylglucosaminyltransferase; its protein translation is MAQQKKRLLVMAGGTGGHVFPAIAVAQYLQQQGWEICWLGTQDRMEAQLVPKHGIPIKFIQISGLRGKGIKALFAAPFKIVRAIFQAKKIIQEYQPNAVLGMGGYVSGPGGVAAKLCGVPIVLHEQNAVAGLTNSWLAKIATRVLQAFPNTFPNTEVVGNPVRQSLFKMPSPALRFAERSGKLRVLVVGGSQGAHVLNLTLPKVVEALGDKLIVRHQVGANMSEKITALYPQGADVQVTDFIDDMAEAYGWADIVICRSGALTVCELAAVGTPAIFVPFQHKDRQQYLNAKYLADVGAAKIIEQKDLTPEALIEMLNQFDRSQLLTMAEKAKAMATPQSAQQVAEVIMAVAK
- the murC gene encoding UDP-N-acetylmuramate--L-alanine ligase; this translates as MKEFQKRVRQTVPEMRRVKQIHFVGIGGAGMGGIAEVLLNEGYQVTGSDIAENAVTQRLSALGAKIYFSHQAANVDGASVVVVSSAIKDDNVEVVEAHNNRIPVIQRAQMLAEIMRFRHGIAIAGTHGKTTTTAMISMIYAQAGLDPTFVNGGLVKSAGTNAHLGASRYLIAEADESDASFLHLQPMVSVVTNIEPDHMETYHGDFEEMKQTYVNFLHNLPFYGLAVMCADDPVLLELIPKVGRQVITYGFSENADYRIEDYQQTGFQGHYTVVTPQGERVNVLLNVPGKHNALNATAAFAVAKEEGIGNEAILAALADFQGAGRRFDQLGQFIRPNGKVMLVDDYGHHPTEVGVTIEAAKKGWENKRIVMIFQPHRYSRTRDLFDDFVQVLSQVDVLLMLDVYAAGEAPIAGADSRSLCRSIRNLGKVDPIFVAEQETLAEILDQVIQDGDLILAQGAGNVSKLSRQLADKWTEN